Below is a genomic region from Billgrantia tianxiuensis.
GTGTCGATGTCGGCATCCTCCAGCACGATCAGCGGGTTCTTGCCGCCGAGCTCCATCTGGGTGCGGGTGGCCATGGCCGCGGCGCGGTGGATGCGCTCGCCGGCGGCGGTGGAGCCGGTGAAGGAGATCGCCTTGACCACCGGGTTGGCGGTGATCTCCTCGCCGATCGCCGAGGCGGCGCCGGTGATGAAGTTGAACACGCCTGCCGGCACGCCGGCGTGATGCAGGGCTTCGGCCAGGCGATAGCCGATCAGCGGCGCATCCGACGAGGGCTTGAACACCACGCTGTTACCAGTGATCAGCGCCGGGGCGATCTTGCGCGCCGGAATCGAGATGGGGAAGTTCCACGGCGTGATGACGGTCGCCACGCCGAGCGGTTCGCGCTGGGTATAGACCGTCATCCTGGCGTCGTCCTGGGGGAAGGTCTCGCCGGTGATGGTTTGGCCTTCCACCGCGTAGAAGCGCAGGGTCTGGGCGGAGCGAGCTATCTCGTCGCGGCTGTTGGCCAGCAGCTTGCCTTCCTCGCGGGTCAGCTCCTGGGCGAACTGCTCGAGGTTCTCCATCAGGTAGTCGGCGGCGCGATTGAGGATCCTGGCGCGCTGCGAGATCGGCGTGGCCCGCCACTCGGTGAAGGCACGGTCGGCCGCTGCGATGGCCCGGCGCGCGTCCTCCGCGGTGCTGGCCTGGAACAGGCCGAGCAGATCGTCCTGGTCGGCGGGGTTACGGTTCTCGAAGGTGTTCCCCGAGCCGCTGGCGACCCACTGGCCGTCGATGTAGTTGAGAAACTGGGTTGCGTTATCCAAGACGCTTACCTCTTGTCGTCACTGGCTGTCGTCGCTGGCTTCTTCATGGCCCCGTGTCGCGCGGTGGGCATCTGCCGGCGCCGGGCCGGCAGACGCGAAAGCGCGGGGCGGGTGAGGCAGGGCCTCGCTCAGGCCGCCATGTCGAGCTCGGCGAGGGGCAGGTCGCCGGCAACGTAGTCGTAGTACAGCGCGGTGGTGTAGAGCAGGCGCATCTGGGCGCCGATCTCGCAGATCTTCAGGCAGCGCTGCTGCAGCTCGACGGTGTCGGCGTGCTCCAGCACGATCTGATAGCCACGCTCGCCGTGGATCTCGTCGGAGACGATGTGCAGGTCGAAGAACTCGACCTCTTCATCGGTGAAGCCGTACTTCTCGCGCAGGGTCGGGGTCTGCTTGCGGTAGATCGACGGCACCTGGGATTCCAGGCCGACCACCAGTGCTGCCACGGCGACCACCGGGTGCTCGCGCATGGCCACGGCATAGCACCAGCTCTGCAGGCCGCGGGTGGTCGGGGACATGTTGTCGGGGTTCTCGACGCGCTCACGGGTGGTGCCGCAGGCCTCGGCGAAGCGGATCAGC
It encodes:
- a CDS encoding aldehyde dehydrogenase family protein is translated as MDNATQFLNYIDGQWVASGSGNTFENRNPADQDDLLGLFQASTAEDARRAIAAADRAFTEWRATPISQRARILNRAADYLMENLEQFAQELTREEGKLLANSRDEIARSAQTLRFYAVEGQTITGETFPQDDARMTVYTQREPLGVATVITPWNFPISIPARKIAPALITGNSVVFKPSSDAPLIGYRLAEALHHAGVPAGVFNFITGAASAIGEEITANPVVKAISFTGSTAAGERIHRAAAMATRTQMELGGKNPLIVLEDADIDTAVDLTVKGGFSLTGQACTGTSRVLIARSCKEAYLTRLVEKVKTLKIGNGMTEGTQIGPLATRQQLDTVLGYIETGRQEATHVHGGEHLTEGDYAKGFYVTPAIFSDVTQEMRIAREEIFGPVVAVIEIDGYEDAITKANDTPYGLSAALVTKNFDYIQRFPLDIQAGTVKINRTTTGNLVNAPFGGLKQSSTSTFRESGRAGLDFFTQTKTVYLGC
- a CDS encoding TenA family transcriptional regulator produces the protein MAQLMNRDEFRTALEEAIKGKSANKAPFSVAWASGKLSRDHLARWAENHYHYVGPFADYLAYIYANTPDTYTEAKDFLLQNMYEEELGGDRHTDLLIRFAEACGTTRERVENPDNMSPTTRGLQSWCYAVAMREHPVVAVAALVVGLESQVPSIYRKQTPTLREKYGFTDEEVEFFDLHIVSDEIHGERGYQIVLEHADTVELQQRCLKICEIGAQMRLLYTTALYYDYVAGDLPLAELDMAA